One region of Chryseobacterium muglaense genomic DNA includes:
- the pepT gene encoding peptidase T encodes MSTIEFNSMWREKLLNRFLSYVKIYSTSDAESETTPSTERQWNIANYIVQELKIIGLENVSIDEHGYIMGYVPSNLENDNQPTIGFISHYDTSPDFNGENVKPQVWENYEGQDLILNKETNFTLSPSKFESLKRYIGSTLITTDGTTLLGADDKAGCAEIVTAAEYLMANPEIKHGRIAVGFTPDEEIGRGAHKFDVAKFGAEFAYTMDGGEVGELEYENFNAAGAVVKIHGLSVHPGYAFGKMVNASLLAAEFIQSLPANETPSTTKGFDGFYHLMDVTSDVSECKLQYIIRDHDDEKFEVRKKFMEQKVAEFNAKHGEKTAEVEIKEQYRNMKQQFEGKMHIVDLAAKAMKEAGIEPKIKAIRGGTDGAQLSYMGLPCPNIFAGGINFHGPYEYVALESMMKATEVIVNIVKA; translated from the coding sequence ATGAGTACAATAGAATTCAACTCGATGTGGAGAGAAAAACTGCTGAACCGTTTTCTCAGCTATGTAAAAATATATTCAACAAGTGATGCTGAAAGCGAAACCACTCCTTCAACAGAAAGACAATGGAACATCGCCAATTACATTGTTCAAGAATTGAAAATAATAGGCTTGGAAAATGTTTCTATTGACGAGCACGGTTATATTATGGGCTACGTTCCCTCAAATTTAGAAAACGACAATCAGCCGACAATCGGGTTTATTTCTCATTACGATACGTCTCCGGATTTTAATGGTGAAAATGTAAAACCTCAGGTTTGGGAAAATTATGAGGGTCAGGATTTGATTTTAAATAAAGAAACAAATTTCACTTTATCGCCATCAAAATTTGAAAGTTTAAAAAGATATATCGGTTCTACTTTGATTACCACAGACGGAACAACACTTCTTGGAGCCGATGATAAAGCAGGCTGCGCTGAAATCGTAACCGCAGCAGAATACCTTATGGCGAATCCTGAAATCAAGCACGGAAGAATTGCAGTAGGATTTACTCCCGATGAAGAAATTGGAAGAGGAGCACACAAATTTGATGTGGCAAAATTCGGAGCTGAATTTGCGTATACGATGGATGGCGGAGAAGTTGGTGAATTGGAATATGAAAATTTCAATGCAGCCGGAGCAGTAGTAAAAATCCACGGATTGAGCGTACATCCTGGTTATGCTTTCGGAAAAATGGTCAATGCAAGTCTTTTGGCTGCAGAATTTATCCAGTCTTTACCTGCAAACGAAACGCCTTCTACGACGAAAGGTTTTGATGGATTTTATCACTTAATGGATGTAACTTCTGATGTTTCAGAATGTAAACTTCAATACATTATTCGTGACCATGACGATGAAAAATTTGAAGTTAGAAAAAAATTCATGGAGCAGAAAGTTGCTGAGTTTAATGCAAAGCATGGCGAAAAAACCGCTGAAGTTGAGATTAAAGAGCAATATCGCAACATGAAGCAGCAATTTGAAGGTAAAATGCACATTGTAGATCTTGCTGCAAAGGCAATGAAAGAAGCGGGAATTGAGCCTAAAATTAAAGCAATCAGAGGCGGAACAGACGGAGCGCAATTATCTTATATGGGATTGCCTTGTCCGAATATTTTTGCCGGTGGAATCAACTTCCACGGACCTTATGAGTATGTTGCTTTAGAAAGTATGATGAAGGCAACTGAGGTGATTGTGAATATTGTAAAAGCCTAA
- the thiL gene encoding thiamine-phosphate kinase, with protein MFENKEQELTPISKLGEFGLIKHLTEHFPLSNESSELGVGDDAAVINPGNNRVVLTTDVLAEGVHFNLGYVPLKHLGYKAVVVNLSDIVAMNATPTQILVSLAVSNRFPVEALEELYSGIQAACGRYKVDLIGGDTTSSNAGLVMSITAVGIENEENIVKRSTAKPNDLLVVTGDLGGAYMGLQILEREHAVFLADPNMQPEMEGFDYILERQLKPEARTDVKGVLEQLDIKPTAMIDISDGLASEILHLSDQSNVGFRLYEEKIPMDNLTITTADELNLNPVMTALSGGEDYELLFTIASEDFDKIKNHPDFTIIGHAVEKEDGNFMIARGSNQLVALTAQGWDAFLGNQYND; from the coding sequence ATGTTTGAAAATAAAGAACAAGAATTAACACCAATCTCAAAACTTGGAGAATTTGGGCTGATAAAACATTTAACTGAGCATTTCCCTTTATCCAACGAGTCTTCGGAACTTGGGGTAGGAGATGATGCCGCAGTTATTAATCCCGGAAACAATAGAGTAGTTTTAACGACTGATGTTTTGGCGGAAGGAGTTCATTTCAATTTAGGATATGTTCCATTGAAACATTTAGGTTACAAAGCTGTTGTTGTGAATCTAAGTGATATTGTAGCAATGAATGCAACACCGACGCAGATTTTGGTTTCTTTGGCTGTTTCAAACCGTTTTCCGGTGGAAGCTTTAGAGGAATTATATTCAGGAATTCAGGCAGCTTGCGGAAGATATAAAGTGGACTTAATCGGCGGAGATACAACGAGTTCTAATGCCGGTTTGGTGATGAGCATAACCGCAGTTGGAATTGAGAATGAAGAAAATATCGTTAAAAGAAGCACTGCAAAACCAAACGATTTATTGGTAGTAACCGGAGATTTAGGGGGCGCTTATATGGGACTTCAGATTTTGGAGAGAGAGCATGCTGTTTTCTTAGCTGATCCAAATATGCAGCCTGAAATGGAAGGTTTCGATTATATTCTTGAAAGACAGCTAAAACCAGAAGCAAGAACTGATGTGAAAGGTGTTTTAGAACAATTAGACATTAAACCGACTGCAATGATTGATATTTCAGACGGTTTGGCTTCGGAAATTTTGCATCTTTCAGACCAGTCTAATGTTGGTTTCAGATTGTATGAAGAGAAAATTCCGATGGATAATTTAACGATCACAACGGCTGACGAATTGAATTTAAATCCTGTAATGACAGCGTTAAGCGGTGGTGAAGATTACGAATTGTTATTTACAATTGCTTCAGAGGATTTTGATAAAATAAAAAACCATCCTGATTTTACCATTATCGGTCATGCTGTTGAAAAAGAAGATGGCAATTTTATGATTGCAAGAGGTTCTAATCAATTGGTTGCTTTAACAGCGCAAGGTTGGGATGCTTTTTTAGGAAACCAGTACAACGATTAA
- a CDS encoding acyl-CoA thioesterase, with product MTFYHTFEVRWSDLDANKHLANSSYVQYCAQTRMAFMKKEKMGVTQMSRWGIGPVIMHERFSFFKEIFADQKVIVSLEIDGCAEDAAIYRFVHKFYLPDGSHCATSEATGVWIDTMLRKMTSPPDDVVEAMNKYKTAETILMTREDFKKLPFRPENIDPATINV from the coding sequence ATGACATTTTACCATACATTCGAAGTTCGCTGGAGCGACCTAGATGCAAATAAACACTTAGCCAATTCATCTTACGTGCAGTATTGCGCGCAAACCAGAATGGCTTTTATGAAAAAAGAAAAAATGGGTGTTACCCAAATGAGCCGATGGGGAATTGGGCCTGTAATTATGCATGAGCGTTTTTCTTTTTTCAAGGAAATATTTGCTGATCAAAAGGTAATTGTAAGCCTTGAAATTGATGGATGTGCAGAAGATGCAGCAATCTATCGTTTCGTTCATAAATTCTATCTTCCTGATGGCTCGCACTGTGCAACCTCTGAAGCAACCGGTGTTTGGATAGATACAATGTTGAGAAAAATGACTTCTCCGCCGGATGACGTGGTAGAAGCAATGAATAAATATAAAACAGCCGAAACGATATTGATGACGAGAGAAGATTTTAAAAAGCTTCCTTTCCGTCCGGAAAATATTGACCCGGCAACAATCAATGTTTAA
- a CDS encoding BaiN/RdsA family NAD(P)/FAD-dependent oxidoreductase: MKQIIIIGGGAAGFFCAANLDEKKYKVTILEQNSDVLQKVKISGGGRCNVSHACFDPKELVQFYPRGNKELLSVFTKFQPGDTMDWFEKRNISLKIENDNRIFPQSNSSQTIINTFLNEIQKKNVEVKTKCSVKEIEKSDEKYLVKTSLGDFDADFVIYTTGSSPKSLKMIQNLGHKIIDLVPSLFTFNIKDPLLKDIPGTSFEMAETSIPKLKTEESGPLLITHWGLSGPAILKISAWEAINLAKVKYNFEIEVNFISKDIDDAEELFQNFKISNPKKTIGQSKIFEVTNRFWQRILEVSNIDLNKQVAQISGKEMQKILENLCKKKFQVTGKSTFKDEFVTAGGVDLKEINFKNMSSKILPNFYVAGEVLNIDAVTGGFNFQACWSEAWLIAQDLNNL; this comes from the coding sequence ATGAAGCAAATTATCATTATCGGAGGCGGTGCCGCAGGATTTTTCTGTGCAGCAAATCTTGACGAAAAGAAATATAAAGTTACTATTCTTGAGCAGAATTCTGACGTACTTCAAAAAGTAAAAATTTCCGGAGGCGGAAGATGTAATGTAAGCCATGCCTGTTTTGATCCTAAAGAACTGGTGCAATTTTATCCTCGTGGAAACAAAGAATTACTGAGTGTTTTCACAAAATTTCAACCGGGAGATACAATGGATTGGTTTGAGAAACGAAACATTTCGTTGAAAATAGAAAATGACAACAGAATTTTCCCCCAAAGCAATTCTTCGCAAACCATTATCAATACTTTTCTTAATGAAATTCAAAAGAAAAATGTTGAAGTAAAGACGAAATGCTCTGTAAAAGAAATTGAAAAATCAGATGAAAAATATTTAGTAAAAACAAGCTTGGGAGATTTTGACGCCGATTTTGTGATCTACACAACCGGAAGTTCGCCGAAGTCTTTAAAAATGATTCAAAATTTAGGTCATAAAATCATTGATCTGGTTCCTTCTTTATTTACTTTTAATATAAAAGACCCATTGCTTAAAGATATTCCCGGAACAAGTTTTGAGATGGCAGAAACATCTATTCCAAAGCTAAAAACTGAAGAAAGCGGACCTCTTTTGATTACCCATTGGGGACTTTCCGGGCCTGCAATTTTGAAAATTTCGGCCTGGGAAGCGATTAATTTGGCTAAAGTGAAATATAACTTTGAGATTGAAGTGAATTTTATTTCAAAAGATATCGATGATGCTGAAGAATTATTTCAAAATTTTAAAATATCAAATCCGAAAAAAACAATCGGACAATCGAAAATATTTGAGGTGACCAATCGTTTTTGGCAAAGGATTTTGGAAGTTTCTAATATTGATTTAAACAAACAGGTTGCACAGATTTCAGGAAAAGAAATGCAGAAGATTCTGGAAAATTTATGCAAAAAGAAATTTCAGGTTACCGGAAAATCTACATTTAAAGATGAGTTTGTAACGGCAGGAGGCGTAGATTTAAAAGAAATTAATTTTAAAAATATGTCTTCGAAAATTTTGCCTAACTTTTACGTTGCCGGAGAAGTATTAAATATTGATGCGGTAACTGGCGGATTTAACTTTCAGGCTTGTTGGAGTGAAGCATGGCTGATTGCGCAGGATTTGAATAATTTATAA
- a CDS encoding energy transducer TonB gives MKKTLIVILFLSFGIFFSQNRTSAINKTFELEKKDSLYQDADELPVYPGGISAFRNNFAKTFDSSKINANGLGKSEARFVISEDGIITDIVIIGENKSMNKEMERSIKSMSKTKWKPALLNGQPVKYLFRLPITMNFYN, from the coding sequence ATGAAAAAAACATTAATCGTAATTCTCTTCTTAAGCTTCGGGATCTTCTTTTCTCAAAATCGCACTTCAGCAATTAACAAAACATTTGAACTTGAAAAAAAAGACAGTTTATATCAAGACGCTGATGAACTTCCAGTCTATCCAGGAGGAATAAGTGCTTTTAGAAACAATTTCGCCAAAACCTTCGATAGCAGTAAAATTAATGCTAATGGTTTAGGAAAATCCGAAGCTCGATTTGTAATTTCAGAGGACGGAATAATTACAGACATCGTAATAATAGGTGAAAACAAATCGATGAATAAGGAAATGGAGCGTAGTATAAAATCCATGTCAAAAACCAAATGGAAGCCTGCCTTGCTCAACGGACAGCCAGTAAAATATTTGTTTAGATTGCCTATTACAATGAATTTCTATAATTAA
- a CDS encoding DUF2306 domain-containing protein, protein MSLSRRNILFLKILLIIGFGYFFWLMLKITLEYIPLDTNVSFLMIKQTEVVERAEYLYFFYTHVYTSIFVLLIGFLAILRKDFRLKNFHKNAGKIYIFLTVLFAAPSGIYMGVFANGGFLSKISFVILGCLWWFTTFKAYQLARQRKFKEHKQWMWRSFALTISAITLRIWKVIIVYLFHPNPMDVYQIIAWLGWIPNILLIEYLITKKHI, encoded by the coding sequence ATGTCTTTAAGCAGAAGAAACATCCTATTTTTAAAAATCCTTCTCATCATCGGATTCGGGTATTTCTTTTGGTTGATGCTGAAAATCACTTTAGAGTACATTCCTTTAGATACCAATGTGAGTTTTTTAATGATCAAACAGACTGAAGTTGTAGAAAGAGCTGAATATCTTTACTTTTTTTACACTCACGTTTACACAAGTATTTTTGTTTTGCTGATTGGTTTTTTAGCTATTTTAAGAAAGGATTTCCGACTGAAAAACTTTCACAAAAACGCTGGGAAAATTTATATTTTTCTCACCGTATTATTCGCAGCCCCATCAGGAATTTACATGGGAGTTTTTGCGAATGGCGGGTTTTTATCGAAAATTTCGTTTGTCATTTTGGGTTGTCTTTGGTGGTTTACTACGTTTAAAGCTTATCAATTAGCCCGACAGAGAAAATTTAAAGAACACAAACAATGGATGTGGCGAAGTTTTGCACTCACAATTTCTGCCATCACATTGAGAATTTGGAAGGTAATTATTGTATATTTATTCCACCCAAATCCGATGGATGTTTACCAAATTATTGCTTGGTTGGGCTGGATTCCAAACATTTTATTAATTGAATATTTAATCACAAAAAAGCACATTTAA
- a CDS encoding YARHG domain-containing protein: protein MKILKFTLVALFTISLTSCKKDATTEKKSKDSLITKKDSVVIPEVHKEYYGIYTGEFAGKGELYDNETKEYYEGTDYKRLSLKINRITQDSVYGQSIVNGTQRPFRGIFNEDTQSFVLDEPGNDKTDGRFEIKLKNDSITGKWTAFNKSAVKAPLKNLKLIKKEFVYNPNFMLDENSDLIDWENPRDFKEKYTDEETGKTETYTASKNRIASDAVFKINASKQKLSEKDLKNLRKLDMEIIKNAVFARHGYSFKKQTYRNFFEQTDWYIPVSNNVDSELSPMEKDNVALLNRFIKYAEDKYDSFGR, encoded by the coding sequence ATGAAAATTTTAAAATTTACTTTAGTCGCTCTATTTACTATCAGTTTAACGAGTTGTAAAAAAGACGCAACAACCGAAAAAAAATCTAAAGACAGTTTAATTACAAAAAAAGATTCTGTGGTAATTCCTGAAGTTCATAAAGAATATTACGGAATTTACACCGGAGAATTTGCAGGCAAAGGCGAGCTTTATGACAATGAAACCAAAGAATATTACGAAGGAACAGATTATAAAAGACTTTCATTAAAAATCAACCGAATTACTCAGGATTCCGTTTACGGACAAAGTATTGTGAATGGAACGCAGCGTCCTTTCAGAGGAATTTTTAATGAAGACACTCAATCTTTCGTTCTTGACGAGCCTGGAAATGACAAAACCGACGGAAGGTTTGAAATTAAGCTAAAAAATGACAGCATCACTGGAAAATGGACTGCTTTTAATAAATCTGCTGTAAAAGCTCCATTGAAAAATTTAAAGCTTATTAAAAAAGAGTTCGTTTACAATCCGAATTTTATGCTGGATGAAAATTCAGACCTGATTGATTGGGAAAACCCGAGAGATTTTAAAGAAAAATATACTGACGAAGAAACCGGAAAAACGGAAACTTACACGGCTTCAAAAAACAGAATTGCTTCTGATGCCGTTTTTAAGATTAATGCTTCTAAACAGAAACTAAGCGAAAAAGACCTTAAAAACCTAAGAAAACTGGATATGGAAATCATCAAAAATGCAGTTTTCGCAAGACACGGATATTCCTTTAAAAAGCAAACCTACAGAAACTTCTTTGAGCAGACCGATTGGTACATCCCTGTTTCTAACAACGTTGACAGCGAATTGTCACCCATGGAAAAAGACAATGTCGCTTTACTGAACCGTTTCATCAAGTATGCTGAAGATAAGTACGATTCTTTTGGAAGATAA
- a CDS encoding ribosomal maturation YjgA family protein has translation MKFKFNLKYFLLTILIFLVEVLIATVLKDNFFIRAYLGDVIVVMLLYTFVKSFLLIDETKLILGIFAFSCLVEFAQFFHIADKLGFQPGSLMYIVIGNSFSWIDILCYGVGCLILYIFTKFKTEN, from the coding sequence ATGAAATTTAAATTTAACCTGAAATATTTCCTTTTAACCATCCTTATCTTCCTTGTTGAGGTTTTAATTGCAACGGTTTTAAAAGACAATTTCTTTATCAGAGCCTATCTGGGAGATGTAATTGTAGTGATGCTGCTTTATACTTTTGTGAAAAGTTTCTTACTAATCGACGAGACAAAACTTATTCTTGGAATTTTTGCTTTTTCTTGTCTGGTTGAGTTTGCTCAATTTTTTCATATTGCAGACAAATTAGGCTTCCAACCGGGAAGCCTGATGTATATCGTAATCGGAAATTCTTTTTCGTGGATTGATATTTTGTGTTACGGAGTTGGTTGCTTAATTTTATATATTTTCACAAAATTCAAAACAGAAAATTAA
- a CDS encoding thioredoxin family protein has translation MKNIKTFVAAAIIGLSLLSFTAFNKNNEEPKYKVNSSKGYEVGDTAADFKLKNIDGKMVSLSDFKKAKGFIVVFTCNHCPYAKKYEDRIVALDKKYKEAGYPVIAINPNDPNVQPEDGFKEMITRAKEKGFTFPYLVDEGQKVYPQYGATKTPHVFILQKEGEKNIVKYIGAIDNNYDDPNDVTERYVEDAMNALISGKPVVNSKTVAIGCTIKVKK, from the coding sequence ATGAAAAATATTAAAACATTCGTTGCTGCAGCGATAATAGGCTTAAGCTTACTAAGCTTTACAGCATTCAATAAAAACAATGAAGAGCCAAAATACAAAGTAAATTCTTCGAAAGGCTATGAAGTAGGTGATACAGCTGCTGATTTTAAGCTTAAAAACATTGACGGAAAAATGGTTTCGTTGAGTGATTTTAAAAAAGCAAAAGGTTTTATCGTCGTTTTTACCTGTAATCATTGTCCGTACGCAAAAAAATATGAAGACAGAATCGTTGCTCTTGATAAAAAATACAAAGAAGCCGGCTATCCTGTGATTGCGATTAACCCAAATGACCCGAATGTACAACCGGAAGATGGTTTTAAAGAAATGATTACCAGAGCCAAAGAAAAAGGCTTTACATTTCCGTATTTAGTGGATGAAGGACAGAAAGTTTATCCTCAATATGGAGCGACAAAAACCCCACACGTTTTTATTCTTCAGAAAGAAGGTGAGAAAAACATTGTAAAATATATTGGAGCCATCGACAATAATTATGATGACCCGAACGATGTTACAGAACGCTACGTAGAAGATGCGATGAATGCTTTAATAAGTGGGAAACCCGTTGTAAACTCTAAAACAGTAGCCATAGGCTGCACGATAAAAGTGAAAAAATAA
- a CDS encoding TlpA family protein disulfide reductase, whose amino-acid sequence MKKILSFSALIFSMSFCFSQEQIIVNDVPMIKYEMLEKKIQEEKEVLLVLNFWSTTCAPCVKELPDFMEVNNKYKDNPKFKMLLVSLDRPKDKDRVVQFIKSKNLTAEVILLDDIKRMNTWIPQFEKNWDGNIPVTIIYKNSEKVHFNDGEMTKTELENIITKNL is encoded by the coding sequence ATGAAGAAAATTTTGAGTTTCAGTGCATTGATTTTCAGTATGTCTTTTTGTTTTTCACAGGAGCAAATTATTGTAAATGATGTTCCGATGATTAAATATGAAATGCTTGAAAAGAAAATTCAGGAAGAAAAAGAGGTCTTGCTTGTTCTGAATTTTTGGTCTACAACCTGTGCTCCATGTGTAAAAGAGCTTCCAGATTTTATGGAAGTGAATAATAAATATAAAGACAATCCTAAATTTAAAATGCTTTTGGTTTCTTTAGACCGACCTAAAGATAAAGACCGTGTTGTTCAGTTTATTAAAAGCAAAAATCTTACGGCAGAAGTAATTCTTCTTGATGATATTAAAAGAATGAATACCTGGATTCCTCAATTTGAAAAAAACTGGGACGGAAATATTCCTGTAACCATCATCTATAAAAATTCAGAAAAAGTACATTTTAATGACGGTGAAATGACAAAGACCGAACTGGAAAACATAATCACAAAAAATCTATGA